ATGACCACGTGACTAATAAATAAGCCAAGGTACTTTTGATttaatattatgcagccattaaaagtcAGGTTGTAAAAGAAGAGTTAGTCATATCAGAAAATGTTAATGagctatgttaaataaaaagcaaattagcAAACAATATATGTAGTATGATACTAATTTTgcaaacatgtatatatatgcattttaaaaagactgaaagggTATATAAACAATGTTATATCTGGATGATGGTGGTGGCAGAAttatagatgatttttattttcattatacttttatgtattttgtataatAAACAGGTATGACTTAATGTAATtgaaagaaacaacaaatatatatcaCTGCCTATCCTATTTGGGGGAATATTTAATCTGTTGATTAAATCATTTGGTAGAACCAAGCAAACAGCTCAACCATTTTGGGGGAAAATCCATACCTGTTGGATAAGAAGAAAATGATGCATTTCATTCATCTGACTACTTGTTCTTATTTGTTCATTGAAGCATACTTAATGAGATGCCACAATGTCTAGATTGAATAGACTACCAACTTTTTATATTTGTAGCTGACTCTCCCTGGCAAAGTGGTTTGAaggagtggttctcaaactttgctaCACATTACAGTCACCAGGGAGCTTCCACATATCCTGATGCCCAGTTTGTAACCCAGACCAATGAAACCAGAAGCCCTGGGGTAGGAACCCAGGCATCGTGGTTTTtacagctcccaggtgattccagtatGTGGTCAAGTTTGAGGACTActgttttaaaaaagtgtttattaGGTTCCTGAGGTCAGGGGGTCAAAGGTCAGTTAGCTTCTCACAGAGCAAAAAATGCCCCATTTCCAGACATCCTATAGGTATGGTAAGGTTAAATTCCAAAACTAGATAGTTCTTCTGAATCCATCaataacaaacagaaaacaaacaagcacctATTGTAAGTAGGAGAGAGAGTACAGACTCCCCACACTTCATTTCACACTGTGCAGGTTCTCCCCTTAGATCCAGGCTTCTCAGCCCTGGGTGGGGACACAGAAGGGCTTCAGCACGTCCTTCAATCCATGAAACAGCAGGCAATTTTGAGTTTATGCTTATGAGCATTTTTATGGAGAGAAGGCCTTATACCTTTATCTGATTCTCCAAGGGATCTATGAGTCAGAGATGTGAACAGACAGCAAAATGGACTCTAGTATGTGTCAAAGCTTGACCAATGAAGAGAAGTACAGGAGAAGTTCATTCACTCTTAAATAACTGCCCTTCTTGTTGGAATAATGGGCCCTCCTGCAGGAGATGGGAATTTAGTTCCCAGTTAAGACAGCAGAAATTCCCTTTCAGGAGATGGCAGGTAGAGTGGTGAGATGGAAGGTGAGTTAGTTGCCTATTCTTCATTAACTCGCTTGGGATCATTTCACTTCATTGGTTACTTAGTCTCCTCACTTGGGAAACGTGGACAGAAGTATGGGTCCCACTCTCCTCAGAGGTTACGTGAGGTCAAGAGGAAATCATATGGGTTATGTGTCACTTCCAAGGTCAAAGCAGCCTGAGAGTTCTTAAGCTTTTGTTGGGCTCTCTTCATGTGCAGTTGGTAGTGACTTCTGGGCTGGCTGGGTCACAGGGGCACAACTCACCGCGCTCTGGCCATACCTGATCTGCCCGGTGGGTCCCTCACCGGAGGAGGGGGTCTCTCGCTGGGCGGGGGAGGAAGAGGGCCCGACCGCCCGGGTGAAGGTAAGGGAGGCGCAGATGACGAGGACGACGAGGACGACGAGAGGGACAGGTTCCGCTGGGGGAGCCTCGGGATTTCGTCCCCGCCGCCACTGGACCCTGGGGGCACTGGGGGAGGGCCCGGcctgctggggggcgggggcgggggcggggcctgcgcgGAGGGGGAAGGCCGCGGGGTGGAGGGCACCGGGGGCTTGCTGTTCtgagggggaggcggggggacGGCCTCCCTGTGGATGGAGGGCCTGCTGCCCActggaggaggcggaggagggggTTTGTCATCCAAGGCCCTGCTCGGggtaggggggaggggaggccggtTGGAGAAGGGCGAGGAGGAGCCTGACGGGGTCTGGCGGGTGGAGCCTCCACCGAAAGCAGCCCCTCGATTTccggggagagggggaggagtggGCCCGGGGCTGGGCTGCCTGGGGGCCCCGGGCACTAGGATGGACCCCCGGTTGTGCAGACTTGACTGAACGGGTCTTGGAGTATTAGGCACTGGAGGCGGAATGTTATCAGGCTTCGCGCCCACGTCGGGCCTCGGGGGAGGCATTCGGTTCCTCTGAGGTTCTGGAGGTCCGCTTCTGTGGCCTGGAGAAGGCACAGGGAACCTCCCTGGGCCACTTGGGGGAGAGAAAGGTTTGGCAGATGTGGGTCTTCCTCCTGGTGGCAAAATCGGGGGTCGGCCTCCTCCagaatctgaagaacagaaaaaaaaaaaaaaaaaaaaaatcagaaagttagGAACCTTAAAGGAAATCAGAGAACTAGAGTAAATTGCCAGCTACTGGAAGCCCTTTCCTAGATGCTGTAAACGATAGGtaactattatttatataaactaGGTTTTTTGTGTCCTTCCTGGAAGCAGAGGGACAGATCACagctctctgtttctcttctacTCCCAGATTCCACAACCCATCATCTTTCAAAGGGATTCTGGAGAGCTCTCTTGGCATTCTGGATGGACAAGAACCAGGAGGAAGTTGGTAAGAGTTCTGGAGACATCCCCATTCATTACAAGAGGTGAGAACAGCATGGCATTGGTACATGGGATTTCTgctaatgattttcttttctccccgTCACTATCCCTGTAACCCCACCCTGTACCTCTCaggtttgaaaaataatttagccATCTTAGATGAAGAAATTAGTTAGCCCAATATAAGTTTCTGTATGGGAGGGCTTGCCTAGAACCTTTAAAGATAAATTTCTaagagaggatggaaaaataCAGTGGAAGAGTTATGATTGAAATAAGAAACTgtcaagggaaaaagaaactgtCAAAGTTTAATTAGTAAGAGTTGACACCAGTGGATGGTCTTAATCTACAAACAAGTAGGCAACTATACAACGTTTTTCCCTACTAGGTCAACTTCCACTTTAATACTGACAGGACAGAACAACCCTACTATTAATACATAATTAATATTCAACTGCTTTGGTTCAACAAagggaagaactaaagaggaaccaaagtTATGGAAAAACTCAAACCACCACCCCAGACTCTCTTGGAACCCAAACTAATTCTCAAAAAATGCTTAGTCTGAAAAAAACTTCACCCAGTTCAACCATGAGCTAATTAAtgtaccaaatatttattgagtacctgctatacTATACGCCAGCCATTATTCTAGATGCTAGAGGCAGAggagtaaacaaaacagaaaagatctgGCTCTCTTGTAGTTTACGTTCTTGTGGGGGAGATAAACTAAAAACCAGTAAACATGAATACTTTCAGATAGTTATAAGgactaaaaagaaactaaaataggCTGATGAGATGAAGAATGCCCAGAGAGGCCAGGATAGATGGGGGTGGCCCTTCTGAGGATGTGATATTTGAGCTAAGGCCCGCcatggagaggaggaagagaagtgcTTCAGTCAGAGGgccagcaggtgcaaaggccctgaggtggaaatGAGCTTCAAGTTAAAAAACCAAGGCTTTTATGTGCGTGGGGCACAGTGAGCATGGAGGAGAACCCTACGAAACGTAGCCTGAGTGGCCAGCAGGGGCCGGGTCATAAAGAGCCTTGTAGGCCAGAAGGCGTTCAGATTTTATCCAAGGCACAATGAGAGACATTTGGCTGGATTTATGAATAATGTGAACTCtagagagaattttttattttgactttagCACTAGAAATGAGCTATATTTTCCTTGACTGTGTGGTATAGTTCTATGTCACCAACTTGTGATAAGTTTTACCTTCCAAGTTTGGATTAAAGGTGCAGTTACTATCCACATATACGTCACAGGGATGGGACCCATTATGCAGATAGTATACTATGCAAATACTATAGCATTTTGTGTACTAACTTAAATTccatcttcatttcatttttttacttccaGTTGTCTTTTGCCTGAATTTCTTCACCTACTGTTAAAGTACTGAATGTATGCATTTGTCAGTTGCCTCAAGTCCTTTCAGTGggttttaaacaaacaaatttaaatgCAGGCCTGGCAAGATAGAAGCTCTCATATTCTTGAGTCTCCTTCTAGATGTTGACAATCCAAAACTAAAATAGCCAGGTAACCCTGAAGATTCAGTGACTTTATCTTCCTATGAATGTGACAATGTCACACTTTCCCAGGGGACATTTTAAAAGaccatagaattagaaataaaattcttctaacacagtaaacattaaaaaatgaagattcaTGGTGAAATTTCTTGAGCTGTCATAGTCAGGGGAGAGCCTCACACACTCTGTAAGGTTTTTTATTTAGGCATGACCAGGTTTAACTTTTTCCTCTGCCATCGTGTTCACAGACGATCCTGTAGGACTCATTTCCATGGCTTCCTGCAGAGAATACTTAGAATCACTAGCTCTGAAATGCCAAATGTCTGTCAGGCAAAACACCTTTTTAGATTTTGTGAGATATGTAATTATATTCCATATGACATGCTCCATTGTGTGTTTGAAAAGAGACATAAGTATTTACTACACTCGACAGGTGGGTCAGACTACCTCACAAAGAAAGCTGAATCTGCCAGGTCACCAGGCAGTTTCCGGGGGTGGCAAGTCCCATttgctccttccttttcttcccgcTCTAGCTTACCCtttagaaaagtacaaaaaagtaCAAGTTGCCCCAAGGACACTGGGCAAATATTTAACAGCTCGATGGAGCTGTCTGATcctgagttaaaaagaaaagaaaaaaaaaaaaaaaaaaagatgctaaatagagtccctcttttttttttttaattattttatttcttttatttttggctgtgttgggtcttcgtttctgcgtgcgggcttcctccagttgtggcgagcggggctactctttgttgcagtgcacgggcttcacattgcagtggcttctcttgttgcggagcacaggctctaggcgcgcaggcttcagtagttgtggcacgtgggctcagtagttgtggctcgcgggctctagagcacaggctcagtagttgtggcacacgggcttagttgctccgtggcatgtgggatcttcccggacaagggcttgaacccgtgtcccctgcattggcaggcggattcttaaccactgcgccaccagggaagtcccttgagtcCCTCTTATAAAACAGTGTTAACATTTCAAGAAATCTAAAATGTTTCACAGGGCACAGTGCCTTAGAGGGGATGCCAAGTCTCAAAACCACCAGACTCAGCCTTGTCTACAGTAActaagaaaaggaaactctcctTACCACTCTCCCTGTTGGCTGTGGATCTCAGCTTTGGCATCCCAGCCTGGAACAGTCCTCCCAAACCGGGTGGTCCACCCCCTCCAAAACTTCCACCGCCGCCTCCGCCACCACCACCAGCTCCTTTAGGTtctgcagaaggaagaaaacacagtcTTTACATATGTATGAAGACACCACCAGAGAACTTCACCAGTCCTCGCCCAAGTAAACAATCACGATACAACAGGGAGCTGGCAGAACCTAAGCCCATGGTGGACACCTGGAATTTCATTAAAGGGTAGGACTTTAAGGATTCACCCTATCCCCCGTCAGAAAAGCAGAGGGTTCTTTCTACTCCAGGGCAGTCGCAAGCCCAGTGGTAGAAGAATCAGTAATAGATAATGACTTTCCCCCGCTTGGCTGGCTGCCACATGAGTTAATATCTATTGTGTATCATAGGATTTGGTAAATAAAAGTATCTTCAAAGAAAGAAAGTCTTAAGGGAGGAGGAGATACAATAAAaggtgagaagaaaggaaatagtaaaaataaaggagaagaaaataaaatatcccaTAATTTTGCTTCATTGAAATACCCACTGTTTTGGTGTATTTTTCCCTGccaggttttggttttttttcattttccatattttttcttatgaCCAAATTCACTACATAGTTTTTAGCCTGCTTTTTTCAGTCAGTACTTTGTTAGCATTTCCCATgtcactaaatattttttgaaaacatgAGTTTAAAGGATTGCATTGTGTTTTAGAACACTGAATGTACTGtaattcatttatccatctacCTATTTGATGGCCTTCCAggttgatttcaattttttaatatcataaaacCCAACAGTagactttaacatttttaaaattccttgcaACTTGAGACGATgcaaagattttgttttattttgcatttgttgccaaaaaattgtgaaagatttcaaaataggcaaacaagaaaacaaaaaaagaaaggaagaagaaggaagaagaggaaagaaaaagattactAAGTATCCAGTCTAGCCTTCTGGGTTATTTCCCATTGCCTTTGAGCTAGTCTGCAACTCTATTAAATTGTACAAAACTGATAATGCAAATGATATTTGTCCATAGAAATGCATATTGGTTGTGTTCAGTGTAATGCAATTGATTGACCCGTTTTGCACctatttgtaaattcatttcaaCACTCACCTGCCTACATATGTGTGGTActttgaattctcctttgaaTTGATAACATTATattggttccctcattaattaatgagctaaataaaatctttgatatatgtttattttatatctgtattagAGCCATGATTATaccctctttaaaaaattgtctcttaacaatttatgtatgtatatatgttttatgaGGTTAAGTACTGTTTAAAGTTCTACCCCTGGAAAACCTTGTTGAGTCTTTGGTAAGTATTACTTGAGTTCTACAAATTAATCTGGGAGAACTGACACTTTCATGATATTTAGACTTTATGGaaacatggtatattttcccATGTCTTCTGATTTACTCAGtaaagttttgtaattttcatgatACGGGTCACCCATAGTTCTTTTAGGGtcacttcaaatacatttttgtttgttgaaattACGAAAGGAATGTTTTTCCTACTATATTTTGGATTTGGTTATTATTGGCATCAGGAAATTTCATTTGATATCTAATAAATCACTTTCCTGCATTTTCAgaattacaatttattttttaccttggATTTTCTAGTAGACAAATGCTCTGCAAATAATAAAGGTTGTACGCCTTCTTTTCTAAGAGTTGTGtatcttatttctgttttatataagaaattattttgatgACTGAGCTTCCATAACAGTGTAagttattaatgttttattaatttaaagacaatttattttaaaataattataaagaataaatatacatttatatgtttatcttaaaaattattaacgttattagtattttaaaaataaaggaaatcatattttgattttaatgagAATGCCTCTAATGTTTcaaagttacattttttaaaaaatttacttatttgtttatttttggctgcattgggtctttgttgctgagcacgggctttctctagttgtggcgagcaggggctactcttcgttgcggtgcacgggcttctcattggggtggcttctcttgttgcggagcacaggctctaggcacatgggcttcagtagttgtagcttgcgggctctagagcacaggctcagtagttgtggcgcatgggcttagttgttcggcggcatgtggggtcttcctggatcagggctcgaactcatgtcccctgcattggctggcggattcttaaccactgcaccaccagggaagcccccaagttaCATACTGACTGTTGGTTTGagataacttttttctttctaagtatTCGTGGTTAGCAAGGATCCTTCCACTCTGGGTTTTTAAGACTTTCTTATGGCatggaattttatcaaatgcctatCCAGGATCTACTGAGATCATTATATGGTTTTCCTTATTTGATATGATGGATATATAGACTTTCTAACATTAAAAATGAGACAAACTCTGGATTtggtgaattatttttttaatatactattgAATTAGAGTTTTTCGATTTTTAGTTAGTATCCTCTCGTCTATGATCATAAGTTGTCTATAGTAGGGTTTCTTAGCCTTGGAACTACGGACATtttgggtcagataattctttgttgtgggtgaCCATCTTGTTCCCTGTAGAATGTttacagcatccctggcctctacccactaggtgtCAGTAGGAACCCTCCCTCACCAAGTTGTGATAACTAAAAATGCCTCCAGGCATTGCCACGTGTCCCCTGAGACACTGAtacaccagctttctttctgtatatatgctgcctttGTCATGTTTTGATACTAAGACCATGCCAATCTCATTATACCTAACAGATAGCTTTCCATGTCTTCCTACATTTAGGAATGATTTATATAGCATTTGAATTTGTTGTTtcttaaaatctgaaataattttctgataAAATCATCTGGCTCTAAAGCTTTTTAGAGGAAAAGTAATTTGATAAAGTTTTCAACTTTTTCCTTGCTCACTGAAGCTTCATGAATGATTTTTGATAAACTTgtacttttcttaaaaagttaaattctttaagatttcaaaatgttttagcATATAACTTCATTGTAGCATccttaattttagaaaatctgCTTTGAATCTTTTACTTAATCTGCTTTCTGAgctctatttattcatttgtgttttctttttttctggattagATTGATCATAAGTCTGTGTCAGCTCTGTATCTTTTCTAGGTGTGGAACTTTCTGGGATACTCTGGGAACTCTGCTGATAGAAGAAACAATCTGATACTGAACTCACAAGAATTACTTCGCCTAGTACGATATATCAAATTAGAATAACAATTTCTGGAAGTGTATGCAAAATTGcttccatataaaatttaaaagttttactaattttaattattgccaataatattaataatgccCTTGTCATTAAAACGTTATTCGTTGATGAACGATACATTCTGGAATACTGCATTTCATAGGACACCTTTACCTGGTATTGAACATTCAAAGAGATCGATGAACTTGTTCTATCAGACATCGTCCACTAGTGTTCTTAACTTGCAGCAGTTGTACAGCTTTCCGATAGAGAAGCTACACTAGTTGAGGATAGCTAACTGGCTCCAGGTCACTCTGCTAACAATTAAATTGGAGGACAAAGCTGACCTCAAGAGTTATATCATGTATAACCATGGTCAACATTTTGACATAGAACCCAGGGAGGTTTCACCTgcaaacaaatacaaaaccaTGGATGGACTTTGCCACTTGCAAAGAGCTTCTAACAAACAACAGTGTAGTGTCCAGTTAAGTGCATGGACAACAAGGGCATGCATTGGGTTGCATCTGGTGTCCACAAAGCAAAGTGCATTCTTAAACATCACTGAGCAGATGGGAGGGAGAACTAACACTCTTTTCCATTTAACGAGAGAAGTGTATCTTCTTGAAGAATATAATGAACTTCCACTAGTGGATTCAGGACTAGGCCCCAGACTGTCCATTCTCCTTCAACATCTAGGGAATTCTCCAGAGCCTAGGCTCCCTCTCAGAGTGGAGAGAACCACT
This Balaenoptera musculus isolate JJ_BM4_2016_0621 chromosome 7, mBalMus1.pri.v3, whole genome shotgun sequence DNA region includes the following protein-coding sequences:
- the WIPF1 gene encoding WAS/WASL-interacting protein family member 1, with translation MPVPPPPAPPPPPTFALANTEKPALSKSEQAGRNALLSDISKGKKLKKTVTNDRSAPILDKPKGAGGGGGGGGGSFGGGGPPGLGGLFQAGMPKLRSTANRESDSGGGRPPILPPGGRPTSAKPFSPPSGPGRFPVPSPGHRSGPPEPQRNRMPPPRPDVGAKPDNIPPPVPNTPRPVQSSLHNRGSILVPGAPRQPSPGPTPPPLPGNRGAAFGGGSTRQTPSGSSSPFSNRPPLPPTPSRALDDKPPPPPPPVGSRPSIHREAVPPPPPQNSKPPVPSTPRPSPSAQAPPPPPPPSRPGPPPVPPGSSGGGDEIPRLPQRNLSLSSSSSSSSSAPPLPSPGRSGPLPPPPSERPPPPVRDPPGRSGPLPPPPPMNRNGSTSRALPATPQLPSRSGIDSPRSGPRPPLPPDRPGTGVPPPPPPSTSIRNGFQDSSCEDEWESRFFFHPISDLPPPEPYVPTTKSYPSKLARNESRSGSNRRERGAPPLPPIPR